The DNA window CCTCGGTGGCGCAGCGACCTGCGCCCACGGCCACCACGACGGCTGCTGCGAAACCAGCGACCGCGAGCAAGCCGGCCCCGGCCAGCAAGCCGCCCGCAGCCGTCGCCCCCAAACCCTCCCCCCCGAAGCAGAGCGCGACCCCCAAGCAGGGATCGACTCCGAGCAGCGGGGGCTCCAAGGGCACCGGCGGAATCATCCGCGACGCCCCGTTCTGAGCCATGCGCCCTCACCGCGAGGGCGCGACAGGTCTGCGTTTCGATGGACGCACCGAGCGACCATCGCTCCTATGATGACGAGGATCCATGAAGCTACGCGTCGGCGCCTCCGCCCTTCTCCTTTCGTTCGTTCTCCCCGCTGCACTCACCGAGCTGGGGCAAGGTTCCCTGCCGTTCGCCGAGCGTGAGAGCCTCGCCCAGCAGGCCGACGCGGTGACCGAGGTCGCCCGCCAGCGCTACGAGGACGGCGTGAAGGCCTACGATGCGGGGCGTTTCGAGGACGCGCGGGCAGCCTTTCTGCAAGCGTATTCGCTGAAGCGTCACCCTGCCGTTCTGCTCAACCTCGGCCAGAGCGAGCTCCGCGCTGGCTATGCTGACGACGCAGGAAACCACCTCCAGCAGTTCCTCCGTGAGCACAAGGCGGTGACCCCCGAGCAGAAGGCGGCAGCGGAGAAGGGCATCAACGACGCAAAGCGGAAGGCGGGCTTCATCATCGTGATCATCGACGCCACCGGGGCGGACGTGAGCATCGATGGAACCGTGGTCGGCAAGTCTCCGCTGCTCGATCCCGTCTTCGTCAAGCCGGGCAAGCACACGGTCGCCGCGAGCTACGGGGGCAAGTCGACCTCGACGCAGGTCGACGCTCGCCCTGCCGCCGCGGCCGCGGCCAACCTGGTGCTGGGCGTGGCCGGCGCACCGACCCCTGCCCCGGTACCCGTCAGCCGCCCCGCCACCACACCAGCGCCGCCTCCTCCCTCATCTTCCCCCACACAAGAAGCAGCGCCGCCTGCCTCCACGCAACCGAACGCGAACGACGCCAGCACGGCGAGTGCGTCCGGCTCCTTCGTCCTCGCGCCGACGAGTCCAAAGGGCGACACCGGCCCGGGCAAGCGCGAGCCCATCCTGGACTGGTACAAGCGCAAGCCCATCGCCTGGGTCGGGACGGGTGTCGCTGGGGTCGGCCTGATCACGGGCACGGTGTTCTCGGTCCTGGCATCCGACTCGAGCAGCGCCGCGGATGCCATCGCTCAGCAGATGAGCGAGCACGCCGTCAAAAACCCGGGCTCCACGATGGGCCGGACCCGCGGCTACTGCGGCTCCAGCGGCAACCCCTCGGGCGCCCTCCCCGAGTTCCGGACCGCGTGCGCCGCGCTGCAGGACCGGATCGACACCTACGACACCCGCTACGCGCTCGCGGTGACCGGCTGGGTCGTGTTCGGGCTCGGCGTCGTCGGCACAGCGGCGTACGCCATGATCGACTGGTATCCGAAGAAGGCGCCTTCCACAGCGCTCATCGCCCCGCGGGTCACCTCCATCGCCCCGCTCATCTCCCCGGATCAGGCTGGCCTCGGCGTCGGCGGCACGTTCTGATGCACCGCCCGCGCGCTCTCTTCAGAGAGCGCCGGCGCTCCGCAGGAGATCCCGCATCGTGGAGCGCGGCAGCTCCGCCCTCCGAGCAGCCGCGCTGACGTTCCCACCGACCTCTGCGAACAGACGCAAGGCGTCCAGCGGCGTCACCTTTCGCCTCTGCGGAGGGGCTCGCTCTGCGAACACGGCGAGGATGTGCTCTGGCATCACCCGCCCTCCGTTCGCGAGAAGCGTGGCCTGGACGAGCACGTTCCGCAGCTCGCGCACATTGCCGGGCCAGCGGTGGGCGCGCAGCGCCGCCAGCGCTCCCGACGACAGCTCACAGGAGCCCAGCTCGGAGGTCGCGAGCAGCGCTCGTGCGAGCAGCGGGATGTCTTCGAGGCGGTCTCGGAGAGGAGGGACGATGAGCTTGCATACGGCGAGCCGCTCGTAAAGGTCGGCGCGGAACAGCTTCTCCGTGACCAGGGTCTCCAGCGGCTCGCAGGTCGCGACCACCAGGCGGACATCCACTTTGACGACCGCATCGGTGCCGAGCGGACGCACCGTCCCTTCTTCCACGACGCGCAGCATCTTGGCCTGTAGCTCCGGTGAGAGCGTGGCGATCTCGTCCAGGAACAGCGTGCCCTTGTCGGCCGCTTGAAAAGCACCGCTGCGATCGCGGAGCGCGCCCGTGAAGGCCCCCCGGCGATGTCCGAACAGCTCGGACTCGGCCAGCTCCCGCGCGATGGCAGCGCAGTTCAGGGTGATGAACGGTGCACGTGCGCGCGGGCTCTCCTCGTGGACGGCCCGCGCGATCAGATCCTTGCCCGTGCCCGATTCCCCACGAAGCAGGACGGGCAACCGCAGCGGAGCCATCTTGCGCACGGACGCCGCGAGCTGGCGCATGACGCGCGAGCGCCCCACCAGCTGCTCGAGGGGAGGCCCTTCACTGATCGTCCCGCCCGCGCGAGGAACATCGACCCGGACGAGGGTGTGGCCGATCTCGACGCACGAGCCCGGCTGGAGACGCGCCAGCTTCACCAGCACACCACCGACGCGGACCCCATTCCTGGACCCTAGATCCGAGATCTCGATGGCATCGCCGCGATGGGCGACCAGGCAGTGGCGCGCGCTGACGGTGGGA is part of the Chondromyces crocatus genome and encodes:
- a CDS encoding tetratricopeptide repeat protein — its product is MKLRVGASALLLSFVLPAALTELGQGSLPFAERESLAQQADAVTEVARQRYEDGVKAYDAGRFEDARAAFLQAYSLKRHPAVLLNLGQSELRAGYADDAGNHLQQFLREHKAVTPEQKAAAEKGINDAKRKAGFIIVIIDATGADVSIDGTVVGKSPLLDPVFVKPGKHTVAASYGGKSTSTQVDARPAAAAAANLVLGVAGAPTPAPVPVSRPATTPAPPPPSSSPTQEAAPPASTQPNANDASTASASGSFVLAPTSPKGDTGPGKREPILDWYKRKPIAWVGTGVAGVGLITGTVFSVLASDSSSAADAIAQQMSEHAVKNPGSTMGRTRGYCGSSGNPSGALPEFRTACAALQDRIDTYDTRYALAVTGWVVFGLGVVGTAAYAMIDWYPKKAPSTALIAPRVTSIAPLISPDQAGLGVGGTF
- a CDS encoding sigma 54-interacting transcriptional regulator; this encodes MRSRDATWGTGDDGEALTTVWLQVEDGASEKVTSLRASLAPGSTLVLGSGPAAGVQVRDPTVSARHCLVAHRGDAIEISDLGSRNGVRVGGVLVKLARLQPGSCVEIGHTLVRVDVPRAGGTISEGPPLEQLVGRSRVMRQLAASVRKMAPLRLPVLLRGESGTGKDLIARAVHEESPRARAPFITLNCAAIARELAESELFGHRRGAFTGALRDRSGAFQAADKGTLFLDEIATLSPELQAKMLRVVEEGTVRPLGTDAVVKVDVRLVVATCEPLETLVTEKLFRADLYERLAVCKLIVPPLRDRLEDIPLLARALLATSELGSCELSSGALAALRAHRWPGNVRELRNVLVQATLLANGGRVMPEHILAVFAERAPPQRRKVTPLDALRLFAEVGGNVSAAARRAELPRSTMRDLLRSAGAL